From the genome of Setaria viridis chromosome 1, Setaria_viridis_v4.0, whole genome shotgun sequence:
CTCGCCAACAACCAGCTCGACGGCCCGATCCCACCGGggctcgccggcctcgccggccttcgacaCCTCGACCTCGGCGTGAACAAGTTGCACGGTGCGCTCGCGCTCTCCATGTACAACCTGTCGTTGCTGAGGACCTTCCACGTGGAAGGGAACCAGCTCCATGGCAGCATTCCAGCCGACATCGGCAGCAAGTTCCCCGTCATGAAAGATTTCAGCCTTGCCAACAACAGGTTCACCGGAGGCATCCCGGCTTCCCTCTCGAATCTCACCACTCTCACAAGCTTGCAGCTCTCGATCAACGGATTCACCGGACTCGTGCCTGGGGATCTCGGGAGGATGCGGCGTCTTCAGTATCTGTACTTGTCTTACAATCTCCTTGAGGCAAACGATACGGAGGGCTGGGAGTTCATCGCTTCGCTGGCGAACTGCAGCCAGCTAGTGCAGTTGAGCCTCGGCGTCAACTCCTTCGGTGGGCAGCTTCCCAGCGCAGTGGTAAACCTGTCAGCCACGCTCCAGTATCTCTCTTTGTCATACTGTAGCATCTCTGGCAGCATCCCTCAGGACATCGGCAATTTGGTTGGGCTAAGCGTACTTGAATTTGGAAACACCTCGATATCCGGAGTGATCCCTGACAGCATCGGTAAACTGGTAAACTTGGTTCAACTTTCGATGGAAAGGGCTAGGCTATCAGGCCTCATACCACTGTCACTTGGAAACCTTACACAGTTGAATGTGATTACTGCATACAGTAATAGCTTGGAAGGACCAATCCCCGCAAGCATTGGCAAACTAAGAAATATGTACCGTCTTGATCTGTCAGAGAACTACCTCTTAAATGGTTCGATCCCTAAGGAAATTTTGCTGCCTTCCCTTTCTTCAAACCTGAACTTAGCTCACAATTCATTCTCTGGACCCCTTCCATCAGAAGTCAGTAACTTGGTTAACCTCAACCAGTTGATCCTATCAGGTAACCGTCTGTCCGGCCAAATACCTGATACCATCGGGAATTGCCTAGTTCTCGACACATTGATGCTGGATGACAACATGTTTGAAGGAAGCATACCACAATCCCTGCACAATGTAAAAGGGCTCCGGGTACTGAACCTGACCATGAACAGACTGTCCGGTAGGATACCTGATGACCTTAGCAACATTGGTGCCTTGCAAGAGTTGTATTTAGCGCACAACAACCTGTCAGGACTGATCCCAGCATCTCTAGAGAAATTAGTATCGTTGCTCACATTTGATGCATCATTCAATGATTTACAGGGTCAAGTGCCGAATGGGGGTGTATTCTCAAACTTGACCGCCATATCTGTAACTGGGAACAGCGAGCTGTGTGGTGGAATACCTCAGCTTCGCTTGGCTCCATGCTCCACACATCCTTCAAGCATCAGCAAGGAAGATAGGTCCAAGTCTCTGATGATTTCTCTGACAACAATCGGAGCAATGCTGTTGCTAGTTTCAGTCACCGTTACTGTTTGGAAGCTTAAACGACGACCGGAGGGTCAAGCTCCACCTACAGTTACTGAGGAAGGCTTCCAAAGAGTTTCATATCAGGCATTGTTGAGAGGAACAGATGGGTTTTCAGAATCTAACTTGCTTGGAAAAGGAAGATATGGCTCGGTTTACAAGTGCACTTTCGAAGGTGAGGATACACCTGTGGCTGTAAAAGTATTTGACCTTCAGCAATCAGGGTCTTCTAAGAGTTTCCAGGCTGAATGTGAGGCGCTGAGAAGGGTACGCCACCGTTCCCTCGTAAAGATCATCACGTGCTGCTCAAGCATCGATAGTCAAGGTCAAGATTTCAAGGCACTAGTTATCGACCTCATGCCCAACGGGAGCTTAGATGGTTGGCTTCATCCGAAGTACAGCATTGCCACTCTAAACAATACTCTGAGCCTAACTCAGAGGCTGGATATTGCTGTCCATGTCATGGATGCTCTAGACTATCTTCATAATCACTGTCACCCACCAATTGTTCACTGCGATGTCAAGCCAAGCAACATCCTTCTTACGGAAGATATGAGTGCCCGAGTGGGAGACTTTGGTATATCAAGGATCTTGCTTGAAAGTGCAAACAAAGCTGGGCAAAATTCAAATAGCACAATCGGAATAAGAGGCTCCATTGGTTATGTTGCTCCAGGTAATAACTTGAGCTGTCGCATTCAAATTTCCATTACCCTGGTTCTTTCATAAATACTTTTGCCTTTTGGTGCTcatgaatgtaaaaaaaattgcacaatTGCAGAGTATGGCGAAGGTTCTCCAATCTCAACTCTCGGTGATGTTTATAGCCTTGGGATATCTCTACTTGAGATGTTTACGGGTAGGAGGCCAACAGATGATATGTTTAGAGAATCAGTAGACCTTCACAAGTTTTCTGAGGCTGCTCTCCCTGATAGAGTCTTGGAGATAGCTGATCCGACAATATGGCTGCACAATGACGCCAACGATAATATCACAAGAAGCAGAGTTCAGGAGTGTCTGGTCTCTGCCATTAGGATTGGCGTATCATGCTCGAAGCAGCAACCCAGAGAACGAATGCCGATACGAGATGCAGCCATGGAGATGCATGCTGTCAGAGATGAAACCCTGATGCTCGCTAGTTCTCTTGCAGTGGAACAtgaaggagaaagagaagatGACACGCTAATAGGATATGCACCAACTATCAGCAAATAGAGTTGAAGATTTGCCCTGGATGTGATGGAAAAAAATTGCATGGGAACGGCCCCCATAACCATCGCTGTGCGGCCCCGTCTCGATTTACGCCGCGTGTGCTGTCCAGCGATCCTGGACCCGTCTCGATTTGCGCCGCGTGTGCTGTCCAGCGATCCTGGAACGGAAGCGCGCGTGGGAACGGCCTGGCTCCGCCTCGACTCTCAGCTCGGCTGCCAGCTGCACGCTCGCTCGTTCCGCAAGCGGCTCGCTCCGCAGATGGAAGCTCGGATCTTGCTCGGCTCGCTCCGCCACGCCTTATCCATTCGTCCGCCGCCGGAAACCATCCTCGGAAAAAAAATCGTCGCTGCCTCCGtctccctcctccaccgctgTCGTCTTCCGTCGTCTGCCGctggccgcccctgccgccatcCTCCGTCGTTCGCCGCTGGTCGCCCCCACTACCCTGGagcccggcggccgcccccgcctccctccGTCGTCCAACTCTCTCCACCGAGGTGGAAAAGAATGTGTGGCCTGCGGTCGTCGCTCCCACTGGCAAGGTAAAGCTTATGATTTACAAGACGTTCCCTTCATCTGAAGCAGCTGATGCGCACAGGTTGATGGAAACTAGCACCCACATTGGCAAGATACTGTGAGATTAACTGGCTTATTTGTGTCCTCTATTTTGACAGAAATCATATCTTCCAGATGCCGGTTCGAGCAGTACTGGTTCCCGCAGGGTTATGATGCTATTATCTGTTTTTGTGATTTCTGAATGTGCATGTTAACTTCCTCCAAGCTTTTGATGCTATATGGGGCTAATTGTGATTTCTGAATGCAGGGGGTAAATTCCTTTTGGTTGTACTCCATACGTTGTTCAATTATCTCATTGTCTATTTTGCTACTGAATAGAGCACACTAATGCTATTAGTAGTTTTAGGGTGCTGTAACAGCATAACTGCATAAGTGTGCAACTGTCTGCTTTGGGTTCTTCTTTTTCAGTTAGCTAAGTGATTTTGATACGTGCAATTGTCTGGTTTGGATTTTCTACTTTCACATAAATCATCATCCACCAATACTGGTCTAAAAGTATCTTTTACTGCACTATATCATGCTACATTTGTGTGAATGTGATTTCTGATTGGCCCTTGTAATTGCATAGCTAAATTCACTTCCTGACACTAAAAAGAGAAGCACAGTTGTGATAATATTATCACCATATTATGTCACTGCAACTGCGAAGCTGATATGCAATTGGTATTTGTTTCATTGCGTGACATGTAATGAGCAGTCTCGTATTATCAGAGGAGGGAATCACATCACCTGGCCTTCTCTCCTaggaaaaaattgagaaggtttaaCTTCTTTGTTGGTGTTCACTATTCTGATCTTTAAACGTTGTTCACAGCCTACTGTAATCATTCAGGTTTTAATTTTCTCATGCAGATGGAAGCTGAAGTTGTCAAGAAAAGGAGGACGGAATTAGAAGAGATCTGCCAAAATGCACACATAGAACCTGATGTCAGCACGGCTCTGAACAAACTGATGCTCTGATCGAGAGCTCCTGGACTAAGTCTGCAGTGATATTGTCCTCGATGAGATCGAGCTCACCACCTAGTTGGAAGTCAAGTTCTTGGAGCAGTCCGGAGTGTGAATGTTTGATGTTGTAGTTTGTACTTTGTAGTAATCACATATGTACAGAGATGATCAATGTATCATCTTTTCTTGACATGATCAATGtatcattttttcttttgatatgaAATTATATATGGATGTTCAAATTTCTGGAATGTGATGGtataaaaaaagaggaaaaatgaCAACAGAACAGAGTGTAATatggtaaaaaaaagaaacaaattatGTGATCTCATAAATGGCTGGTTCTTCTAAAATAGCTTAGATGAACAATAAGCATcagtaaaaataaatttatgcTGTAACACAACAAGGttacatattttctttatttgtcgGTCCATCAAAATCTAATTTTCTAGCAGGCAGCTGCATTGTGGCAGCTTGATCAACCCAAAGTAAGAGACTTGTGTATCCTCCTCTAATATATGGAACGCTCATGACAGAAGAATTCCCGTGCATATTGAAGTGTGGTATTGTACTGTTAGCATCAACGCTACCATCATTTAGATCCTGTCATAGAATATGAAAATGTTCATAAAAATCTCATATTCATAAAAATAGTATGTAagcaaataaatatgaaaaataaatgcagTCGAAGCCAAAAGTCTTACAATAAATTTATCTGGGCCAGCACCTTCATAACTATTTTCCGCTACATTATTTGACTCTTCTCCTACAGTCAAACACATATAGTTAATAATACAAGTATAGAATAAAACAATAATGCTAGAATTGGTACAATCAATACCTTTATTTTTAgcagttttcttcttcttgcctgtATTCTTTTCAAGGGAGATGGTCCCTCGTTTACTCTTTGCACCTTTTACCACCTCAGAAACTCTAAACGATATTGTACCTTTAAATGTATCTGTTGCGAAGTTAGCTGAAACAAGAGGAGCCTCCTTCGATTGTTCTTCCATCTTGCTTAGATAATTATCTGCATCCAAATCCAACTTATCCATAGCTTCCTCCAAAAGATCAAGAAGTTCTTTTGACTTTGAACACTTCAATGCAATAGATGTTGCCTTCCGTGAGATACGTGCGGTATGGGTTTTTAAACTTTCCTTCTCAGATCCTTGTTTCTGAATATAAAATCCtctctttgcatattttgtccatCTGTGCTGGATATATTGCGAAGGCAAAATGAAAACATCGTTGACATTGAAGACTTTGAAGGCATGCTTGCACAATATACCTATCAGATATGAATGCCATGTTTCATCAATTTGTATTAGATGCTGTATTAttgcaatttcaaatttgaatatatatatatatatatatatatatatatatatatatatatgtacctATGGATTCGTACTTCCTGCAAGCACATGTAATGGTACTGTCTACTTTGTTGAATATGACAGTTGCTCCATAATCAGAATACATATGTGTAACCGTATATGTCAGAATTGACCCTTCGGCTTGCAACAACTTACAAGAGAATGAAAATTGTTTgttaaattcttcctcaaactcTTTATACATCCTCCTTGTATATGACTCAGCTGCGGTCTTCAACAGAGGAATATGAGTAACTGGGCTCTTTCGACGTGAATTAAAATCTTCATCCAACTCATTATTACGAAGACTACTGGAAACCTTCTCACATTCTTCAAGAAGTTCCGAAAGACCCAGTTTTCTACGAAATCTTTTCTTAAATACATTATTCATACCTTCGCTCCTTTGGGTCGAGTTCATATCAGCTGTAAATGAGTCACGATACACAGTAGCCCATTTTACCCTCAAATCATATAGGTTTGCCATCCATTTGTTGTCCTCAAGGTTATAGTCACGCAACAATTCATCCCACTTCTTTTTGAAGTAAAACTCCGATCTGTCTTCATAGACACATCTCTTAAAATCAGGTAGAAACTTGTCAGGATGCTTTTGAATTACATGGCCGAGATGTTTAGCAGCATTAAGGTAAATATGCCACAAACAAAGGCGATGACTTGTGTTTGGAAATACATAAGCAATTGCTTCTGCCATGGCCGCGTCTTGATCAGTGCAGATTGTGCTAGGATGTTTGCCTGACATTGCTGTTAGAAAGGTTTCAAATAGCCAAACAAATGATGGTATAGTCTCATCAAACAACAATGCAGCCCCAAAAATGATAGTCTGCTTGTGATGGTTGGTTCCAAGGAATGGAGCAAAAGGCATTTCAAACTTATTGGTCTGAAACATTGTGTCAAATGACACAGCATCACCAAAGCATACGTAATCCATGATAGATTGGCCATCTGCCCAAAAGAAATAGCTATCCGACCATCTTTCTTGTCTATTTGCATGgcataaaaaaaagttggatcCTCTATCTGCTTACGCTTCAAGTATTCCAGTAGTGTTTCTGCGTCATTGGATTCTAAGTACTTCTTGCGCTCACGGCCAATCTCATTGTTGCAATCCATCCGTGAGAATGGCACTTTGTCGGCTCCTCCGTAAAACTCCTCCATAAACTCAAAAACCTGGGCTGGCTTCATCCCGGATTGCCTCATCTGCCCAATTAGCTTCCTGTCCGCTTCTTGAACACTTCGTTGGGACCTCAGCTTGTCACTTTTATTTGGACTAGCAAGGTAATGGTTGTGATCAAGTATAACCTTTTGCACCGTCCAAATCCCCTCTTTACTGACACTAAACTGAACACGAGCATCGCAATCCGTCCTTGTAGTGTGCCTTGATGACTCAGTTTCTCGATGACCTTCGTTACTGCAAACCAAATACTTTTGACGTAGAGTCCCATCACCTCGTCGCTTTGTATGGCTCTTTCTAATACTAAACCCAATCTTACCAGCATAGGTGTTGTACATCTCATAAGCTTTATCCTCTGATTCGAAAGCCATTCCAACTTTAGAAACGATCataggttgcacaacttcaTCAGCCATCTGTTGTACATTAAGTCAGAATTAATGTGACTTACCTTTACGATACGAAATAAATTACGCTCTCTGTTAAATAAATTATTTGTAATTTAGTTACTTTATCTTGTGCTTCATCTGCTATTTCTTCAGGTATCATGCAACAAACTCTGATGTTATTGTCGGAGTAATTCTGTGCAATCTAGCATATATATGGTCACAAATCAGTG
Proteins encoded in this window:
- the LOC117857074 gene encoding receptor kinase-like protein Xa21 encodes the protein MHYARPLRPDDGHDASASGGDVAALLAFKAELSDGGALALASWNGSTGFCSWEGVSCTRRRTPPRVVGLNLLKKGLAGTLSAAIGNLTFLRALELGFNWLRGDVPASLGRLRRLRYLDLGYNAFSGEIPANLSWCVAMEQMFLDANSLAGRIPAELGDRLTQVQVLRLKNNSLTGPVPASLANMSSLLHLALANNQLDGPIPPGLAGLAGLRHLDLGVNKLHGALALSMYNLSLLRTFHVEGNQLHGSIPADIGSKFPVMKDFSLANNRFTGGIPASLSNLTTLTSLQLSINGFTGLVPGDLGRMRRLQYLYLSYNLLEANDTEGWEFIASLANCSQLVQLSLGVNSFGGQLPSAVVNLSATLQYLSLSYCSISGSIPQDIGNLVGLSVLEFGNTSISGVIPDSIGKLVNLVQLSMERARLSGLIPLSLGNLTQLNVITAYSNSLEGPIPASIGKLRNMYRLDLSENYLLNGSIPKEILLPSLSSNLNLAHNSFSGPLPSEVSNLVNLNQLILSGNRLSGQIPDTIGNCLVLDTLMLDDNMFEGSIPQSLHNVKGLRVLNLTMNRLSGRIPDDLSNIGALQELYLAHNNLSGLIPASLEKLVSLLTFDASFNDLQGQVPNGGVFSNLTAISVTGNSELCGGIPQLRLAPCSTHPSSISKEDRSKSLMISLTTIGAMLLLVSVTVTVWKLKRRPEGQAPPTVTEEGFQRVSYQALLRGTDGFSESNLLGKGRYGSVYKCTFEGEDTPVAVKVFDLQQSGSSKSFQAECEALRRVRHRSLVKIITCCSSIDSQGQDFKALVIDLMPNGSLDGWLHPKYSIATLNNTLSLTQRLDIAVHVMDALDYLHNHCHPPIVHCDVKPSNILLTEDMSARVGDFGISRILLESANKAGQNSNSTIGIRGSIGYVAPEYGEGSPISTLGDVYSLGISLLEMFTGRRPTDDMFRESVDLHKFSEAALPDRVLEIADPTIWLHNDANDNITRSRVQECLVSAIRIGVSCSKQQPRERMPIRDAAMEMHAVRDETLMLASSLAVEHEGEREDDTLIGYAPTISK